One region of Thermoplasmata archaeon genomic DNA includes:
- a CDS encoding VIT1/CCC1 transporter family protein: MATRFAFWRKIEEDALAEKHAQPGLLSDFILGSQDGLVNVLGVILGVAVSARTLGVSDPLTIILAGGLAATFAESISMGAVAYTSTLARRDHYLSEVEREKREMVELPDLERQEVREILERWDFHGPELDDMLERIVSKPKAWLELMMSHELNLAPVDPTQARKSAVLVGFAAIVGSLIPLLPFVVIGSDILLGIAVSLVVSTLALFAIGWWKARTTVGRPGRSGAQMAVIGIASAIAGFGIAYLVSGGRGI, from the coding sequence TTGGCGACGCGGTTCGCGTTCTGGCGGAAGATCGAGGAGGACGCGCTCGCGGAGAAACACGCCCAGCCCGGCCTCTTGTCCGACTTCATCCTCGGCAGCCAGGACGGACTCGTGAACGTGCTCGGCGTGATCCTCGGCGTCGCGGTCTCCGCGCGGACCCTCGGCGTCTCCGACCCGCTGACGATCATCCTCGCCGGCGGACTCGCGGCGACGTTCGCCGAGTCGATCTCGATGGGCGCGGTCGCGTATACGTCGACGCTCGCGCGGCGGGATCACTACCTCAGCGAGGTCGAGCGGGAGAAGCGGGAGATGGTGGAGCTCCCGGACCTGGAGCGGCAGGAGGTCCGCGAAATCCTGGAGCGTTGGGACTTCCACGGACCGGAACTCGACGACATGCTCGAGCGGATCGTGTCGAAGCCGAAAGCGTGGCTCGAGCTGATGATGTCCCACGAGCTCAACCTCGCGCCGGTGGACCCGACGCAGGCCCGGAAGAGCGCGGTCCTCGTCGGGTTCGCCGCGATCGTGGGCTCGCTCATCCCGCTCCTCCCGTTCGTCGTGATCGGGTCGGACATCCTCCTGGGGATCGCCGTCTCCCTGGTCGTCAGCACCCTCGCGCTGTTCGCGATCGGTTGGTGGAAGGCGCGGACGACGGTCGGACGACCGGGACGCAGCGGCGCGCAGATGGCGGTCATCGGGATCGCCTCCGCGATCGCGGGCTTCGGGATCGCCTATCTCGTGAGCGGCGGCCGCGGTATCTAG
- the thiL gene encoding thiamine-phosphate kinase: MADGVAKLSDIGERAAIEVLARIYDRGQPIGLGHDCGAVEWGDDYLVVTTDVVNAKTHIPPGATPQQIGWYATAVNLSDIAAAGARPLGFVAALSMPPSTDVEFLRGLGQGMEECVREFGIAVLGGDTKEADTVSIAGTAFGRVRKDRILLRTGARPGDAIVVTGDLGRAGHAMRILRDPSAGRTEALNQLLRPYPRIFDGMFFSECGAVTSCMDISDGLGASLAQMAAMTHLAYQVDEASLPAYRGLGSLPPAVARDLLLYYGGDYELIATVRADGIQTVLERYAQAKPSERNRLTVIGKVAASGGNVLVTKSGVEPLLNKGWEHFRPSAIR; this comes from the coding sequence ATGGCGGACGGCGTGGCGAAGCTCTCCGACATCGGCGAGCGCGCAGCGATCGAGGTGCTCGCGCGCATCTACGACCGAGGCCAGCCGATCGGCCTGGGCCACGACTGCGGGGCGGTCGAGTGGGGCGACGACTACCTCGTCGTCACGACGGACGTCGTGAACGCGAAGACGCACATCCCGCCGGGCGCGACGCCGCAGCAGATCGGCTGGTACGCGACCGCCGTCAACCTGAGCGACATCGCCGCCGCGGGCGCTCGGCCTCTCGGCTTCGTTGCGGCGCTCTCGATGCCCCCCTCGACCGACGTCGAGTTTCTCCGGGGCCTGGGGCAGGGCATGGAGGAGTGCGTCCGGGAGTTCGGCATCGCGGTGCTCGGCGGGGACACGAAGGAGGCGGACACGGTCTCGATCGCGGGCACGGCGTTCGGTCGCGTGCGGAAAGACCGCATCCTCTTGAGGACCGGCGCGCGGCCGGGGGACGCGATCGTCGTCACGGGGGACCTGGGCCGCGCGGGCCACGCGATGCGGATCCTCCGGGACCCGTCCGCCGGCCGGACGGAGGCGCTCAACCAGCTCCTCCGGCCGTATCCGCGGATCTTTGACGGCATGTTCTTCTCCGAGTGCGGCGCCGTGACGAGTTGCATGGACATCTCCGACGGCCTCGGGGCGAGCCTTGCGCAGATGGCGGCGATGACGCACCTCGCGTACCAGGTCGACGAGGCGTCCCTCCCGGCCTACCGCGGCCTCGGGTCCCTTCCTCCCGCGGTCGCGAGGGACCTGCTCCTGTACTACGGCGGGGACTACGAGCTCATCGCGACGGTCCGCGCGGACGGCATCCAGACCGTCCTCGAACGGTACGCTCAGGCGAAGCCCTCCGAGCGAAATCGGCTCACGGTGATCGGCAAGGTCGCCGCCTCCGGCGGGAACGTCCTCGTCACGAAATCGGGGGTGGAACCGCTCCTGAACAAAGGCTGGGAGCACTTCCGTCCCTCTGCGATTCGGTAA